A single genomic interval of Dromiciops gliroides isolate mDroGli1 chromosome 1, mDroGli1.pri, whole genome shotgun sequence harbors:
- the LOC122736000 gene encoding 40S ribosomal protein S20-like, whose product MAFKDTGKMLVEPEVAIHWNQITLTSCNVKSLECADLIRGGKEKNLKVKGPVRMPTKTLQVTTRKTPCGEGSKTWDRFQMRIHKCLIDLHSPSEIVKQITSISIEPGVEVDVTSADA is encoded by the coding sequence ATGGCATTCAAGGACACAGGTAAGATGCTTGTGGAGCCCGAAGTGGCCATTCACTGGAACCAGATCACCCTCACCAGCTGCAATGTGAAGTCACTAGAGTGTGCTGACCTGATTAGAGGAGGCAAAGAAAAGAACTTGAAAGTGAAGGGACCTGTTCGAATGCCCACCAAGACACTTCAAGTTACAACTAGAAAAACTCCTTGTGGCGAAGGTTCTAAGACTTGGGATCGATTCCAGATGAGAATCCACAAATGTCTTATTGATTTGCACAGTCCTTCTGAAATTGTGAAGCAGATCACTTCTATCAGCATTGAACCAGGTGTAGAAGTTGACGTCACCAGTGCAGATGCCTAA